One Deltaproteobacteria bacterium genomic window carries:
- the feoB gene encoding ferrous iron transport protein B has product MKKKITIALSGNPNAGKTTVFNAITGARQHIANYPGVTVEKKYGTVFHKGREIEVVDLPGTYSLTAYSLEELVARNFVIDERPDLVVDIVDASSLERHLYLAVQFKELGVPLLIALNMMDMAESRGILVDAQALSDQFGAPVVPMVARSNKGIKDLLDKVVALADEKPQWEPAPISYGMDIDQAIEKISAIIERSEVYDRKYPSWWRALKCLEMDSEITQRLKKDPPLGQEIEAICEDVYKHTMNTLEEEPEAIIADHRYGYIAGITKKVVKRKIESRINMSDKIDKVLTNRIIGPFVMIAILYGMYSFTFWASELPILWLEAFFDGLTRIVLTVVPEGVFQSLIVSGIIGGVGGVLGFVPLIMFMFFAIAIMEDSGYMARVAYMLDRVLRWFGLHGNSVIALIVSGGISGGCAVPGVMATRVLRDPKERFATLLVIPFMNCGAKLPVYALLIGAFFSGDKARIMFLLTLLSWLFALFAAKVLRATILKGPKTSFVMELPPYRAPTLKGLLIHTWERTWQYIKKAGTVILAFSVVLWAMMTFPGLSERQIAQFEKTREEMTRAFLRSPEVDGIITGEGDLAALNEMMQAGISRKIPPADANDNRDLAIVAQAASGLERGETDPGKWDERYVTAASRYLAFRDRIGYHKQLQQQTALKGTIAGWVGQGLETITRPLGFEYRTNIALVGGFAAKEVVVSTLGTAYSLGEVDPEQTGSLSERLKKDPGWNRLQAFTLIVFTMLYVPCIATVISIRREASWAWAGFSIIFNLVVAYVVSLCIRQAGLALGF; this is encoded by the coding sequence ATGAAGAAGAAAATCACCATCGCCCTCTCAGGGAACCCCAATGCAGGAAAGACCACGGTCTTTAACGCCATCACCGGCGCACGGCAGCATATTGCCAACTATCCCGGGGTCACCGTGGAAAAGAAATACGGTACCGTTTTCCACAAGGGACGTGAAATAGAGGTGGTGGACCTGCCGGGAACCTATTCATTGACCGCCTATTCTCTGGAAGAGCTGGTGGCCAGAAATTTCGTGATCGATGAACGACCGGACCTGGTGGTGGATATCGTGGATGCCTCCAGCCTGGAGCGGCATCTCTACCTGGCCGTCCAGTTCAAGGAGCTGGGGGTTCCCCTGCTGATTGCCCTCAACATGATGGACATGGCGGAATCCCGGGGCATCCTCGTCGACGCCCAGGCCTTGTCTGACCAGTTCGGTGCGCCCGTGGTGCCGATGGTGGCCAGGTCCAATAAGGGGATCAAGGACCTTTTGGACAAGGTTGTGGCATTAGCGGATGAAAAACCGCAGTGGGAGCCCGCCCCCATCTCCTACGGCATGGACATCGACCAGGCCATTGAAAAGATATCCGCCATCATTGAACGATCCGAGGTCTATGACAGGAAGTATCCTTCCTGGTGGCGCGCCCTCAAGTGCCTCGAAATGGATAGTGAAATTACCCAACGCCTCAAAAAGGACCCGCCCCTCGGTCAGGAGATAGAGGCCATATGCGAGGATGTTTACAAGCATACCATGAACACCTTGGAAGAGGAGCCCGAGGCCATCATTGCAGACCACCGCTATGGATACATCGCGGGGATTACCAAAAAGGTAGTCAAGAGAAAAATCGAATCGCGCATTAATATGTCGGACAAGATAGACAAGGTCCTGACCAACCGGATCATCGGTCCTTTCGTCATGATCGCTATCCTCTACGGCATGTACTCCTTCACCTTTTGGGCCAGCGAGCTGCCGATCCTCTGGCTGGAGGCCTTTTTTGACGGTCTCACCAGAATCGTCCTGACGGTGGTCCCGGAGGGCGTCTTCCAATCCCTGATCGTCTCCGGCATCATCGGCGGGGTCGGGGGGGTTCTGGGCTTTGTACCCCTCATCATGTTCATGTTCTTTGCCATTGCCATTATGGAAGATTCCGGGTATATGGCCCGGGTCGCCTATATGCTGGACAGGGTCCTGCGATGGTTTGGACTTCACGGCAATTCTGTCATCGCCCTGATCGTCAGCGGAGGCATCTCGGGGGGGTGCGCAGTCCCGGGGGTCATGGCCACCAGGGTCCTGAGGGATCCCAAGGAGCGATTCGCCACCCTCCTGGTGATCCCCTTCATGAACTGCGGGGCCAAGCTGCCGGTATATGCCCTGCTCATAGGGGCCTTCTTCTCCGGCGACAAAGCCCGCATCATGTTTCTTCTGACCCTTCTCTCATGGCTATTCGCCCTTTTTGCCGCAAAGGTTCTCCGGGCCACCATCCTGAAGGGTCCGAAGACATCGTTTGTCATGGAACTCCCCCCTTACCGGGCGCCCACCCTTAAGGGACTTTTAATTCATACATGGGAGAGGACCTGGCAATATATCAAGAAGGCGGGGACGGTTATTCTGGCATTCTCGGTCGTACTGTGGGCCATGATGACCTTTCCGGGCCTCTCCGAGAGACAGATCGCCCAATTTGAGAAAACGCGAGAGGAGATGACCCGGGCCTTTCTCCGCTCCCCTGAGGTCGATGGAATTATAACCGGCGAAGGAGACCTGGCCGCCCTGAATGAAATGATGCAGGCAGGCATCAGCAGGAAAATACCCCCTGCCGACGCCAACGATAACCGGGACCTGGCGATCGTGGCGCAGGCGGCCTCCGGGCTGGAACGTGGGGAAACGGATCCGGGGAAATGGGACGAAAGATATGTCACCGCCGCTTCTCGATATCTGGCTTTCAGGGACCGGATAGGGTATCATAAACAACTGCAGCAGCAGACCGCCCTCAAGGGGACCATTGCCGGGTGGGTCGGCCAGGGTCTGGAGACCATTACCAGGCCCCTCGGATTTGAATACAGGACCAATATTGCACTGGTGGGCGGCTTCGCCGCCAAAGAGGTGGTGGTCTCCACCCTTGGGACCGCCTACTCCCTGGGCGAGGTGGATCCTGAGCAAACCGGCTCCCTTTCCGAACGCCTAAAAAAGGACCCGGGGTGGAACCGCCTGCAGGCATTTACGCTCATCGTTTTTACCATGCTCTATGTCCCCTGCATTGCCACTGTTATCAGTATTCGCAGGGAGGCGTCCTGGGCGTGGGCCGGATTTTCCATAATCTTCAATCTGGTGGTGGCCTATGTCGTGTCCCTATGCATCCGCCAGGCTGGATTGGCATTAGGCTTTTAA
- a CDS encoding enoyl-CoA hydratase/isomerase family protein, which produces MPAIEEENPVTYHREDFIGFITLNRPAKRNALNPVVWNALDKAIGAAEKDGEARVILLTGKGKSFCAGLDLSPENELLSVVGQTPDAAQKVWFFKEIRKVQDIHTRLEQLTRPTIALIHSHCLGAGLELVLCCDIRLCTQDTLFAFPEAKLGFITDVGGLQRLPRVVGKGHAREIAFRGHRFDARRAQAIQLVNDVFPDKEALDIKGKEMAQEIAGNPPLAVQGAKEVLCFDEEAGLEESLAYNAARSSMIVPSQDLMEAVAAFVQKRQGTFKGA; this is translated from the coding sequence ATGCCAGCAATCGAAGAAGAAAATCCAGTTACCTATCATCGAGAGGACTTCATCGGATTCATTACCCTGAACCGGCCCGCTAAACGGAACGCATTGAACCCGGTGGTGTGGAATGCCCTGGACAAGGCTATCGGAGCGGCGGAAAAAGACGGGGAAGCGCGGGTGATTCTCCTCACCGGCAAGGGAAAATCGTTTTGCGCAGGGCTCGATCTGAGTCCGGAAAACGAACTCCTCTCTGTGGTAGGCCAGACCCCGGATGCAGCCCAAAAGGTCTGGTTTTTCAAGGAGATCAGGAAGGTCCAGGATATCCATACCCGGCTGGAGCAGTTGACGAGACCCACCATCGCCCTGATCCACAGCCATTGTCTCGGGGCCGGACTCGAACTGGTCCTCTGCTGCGACATCCGGCTCTGCACCCAGGATACCCTGTTTGCCTTTCCAGAGGCCAAGCTCGGCTTCATCACCGATGTGGGGGGACTGCAGCGTCTGCCAAGGGTGGTGGGAAAGGGCCATGCCCGGGAGATCGCCTTCCGGGGGCACCGCTTCGACGCCCGCCGCGCACAGGCCATTCAACTGGTCAATGATGTCTTCCCAGACAAGGAAGCCCTTGATATCAAAGGGAAGGAAATGGCCCAAGAAATCGCAGGGAATCCCCCGCTGGCGGTCCAGGGCGCCAAGGAGGTCCTTTGCTTTGACGAGGAGGCCGGCCTGGAAGAATCCCTGGCGTACAATGCCGCCCGATCCAGCATGATCGTCCCCTCTCAGGATCTCATGGAGGCTGTCGCGGCCTTTGTGCAGAAACGACAGGGGACATTCAAGGGCGCGTGA
- a CDS encoding inositol monophosphatase produces MAIKVDSIEHLTDFAVQAIRDAGEVALSYYGKRQPDARFDEELVTEAELRLSNFFQDRLAARFPEHRIFTNHQEDRGYSHEGERYLWVFDALDGVANFQGGVPVWGMSLALLENSWPVFGAFYMPVTGDLFHARAGQKAYRGDHEMAASRHSEINDESVLLTYSRFHNHYQTSFPGKIRSLGCTAAHLCYVAGGQADAAVLSYETFQDLAATRVIIEASGAKLYRMDGEGFFVNEYLDGKKIDEHLLVATPEMSRLVRDCLKPLPQGRISAVSGCLAH; encoded by the coding sequence GTGGCTATAAAAGTGGATTCAATCGAACACCTGACGGATTTTGCCGTGCAGGCCATTCGGGATGCCGGAGAGGTCGCCCTCTCCTATTACGGCAAGCGGCAACCGGATGCCAGATTCGACGAGGAACTGGTGACAGAGGCAGAACTCCGGCTGTCCAATTTTTTCCAGGACCGGCTTGCGGCCCGGTTTCCCGAACACCGGATCTTTACCAATCATCAGGAAGATAGGGGCTACAGTCACGAAGGGGAGAGGTACTTGTGGGTTTTTGACGCCCTGGACGGGGTGGCCAATTTTCAAGGAGGCGTTCCGGTCTGGGGGATGTCGCTGGCCCTGCTGGAGAATTCCTGGCCCGTCTTCGGAGCCTTCTATATGCCCGTCACGGGCGACCTGTTTCATGCCCGGGCCGGCCAGAAAGCCTATAGAGGAGACCATGAGATGGCCGCCTCCAGGCATTCGGAAATCAACGATGAGAGCGTTCTCCTCACCTATTCGCGGTTTCACAACCACTATCAAACCTCATTTCCGGGAAAGATCCGAAGTCTCGGCTGCACCGCCGCCCATCTCTGTTATGTGGCCGGCGGCCAGGCGGACGCTGCGGTGTTATCTTACGAAACCTTTCAGGACCTTGCCGCCACCCGGGTGATCATTGAGGCCTCAGGGGCAAAGCTCTACCGAATGGACGGAGAGGGGTTTTTTGTGAATGAGTACCTGGATGGAAAGAAAATCGATGAACATCTGCTGGTGGCGACCCCCGAGATGTCGAGGTTGGTCCGGGACTGTCTGAAACCGCTGCCGCAGGGCCGAATATCGGCAGTATCCGGGTGTTTGGCGCATTGA
- the greA gene encoding transcription elongation factor GreA: MEKMPITQKGLDKLRQDLKHLETIERPMNIKAISEARSHGDISENAEYHAAKERQSFLEGKINELKEALGKAEVIHVENGPTDRVVFGRTVVLYDLNTEVEVSYQLVGHYESAPENGKISIESPLGRGLIGRFVGDEVKIKIPRGIQEFEILEIR, from the coding sequence ATGGAAAAAATGCCGATCACCCAGAAGGGACTCGACAAGCTGAGACAAGACCTGAAGCACCTCGAAACCATAGAAAGACCGATGAATATCAAGGCCATTTCGGAAGCACGGAGCCACGGAGATATCAGCGAGAACGCAGAGTATCATGCTGCCAAGGAAAGGCAATCCTTCTTGGAGGGGAAAATTAACGAATTAAAAGAGGCCCTGGGCAAGGCCGAAGTAATCCATGTGGAGAACGGTCCCACCGATCGCGTTGTTTTCGGGCGGACCGTTGTCTTATATGACCTCAACACAGAGGTAGAGGTCAGCTATCAACTGGTGGGGCATTATGAATCGGCCCCTGAAAATGGAAAGATATCCATCGAATCCCCCCTTGGCCGGGGGTTGATCGGAAGATTTGTGGGGGATGAGGTGAAGATAAAGATCCCCCGCGGCATTCAGGAATTTGAAATCCTGGAAATCCGATGA
- a CDS encoding acyl-CoA/acyl-ACP dehydrogenase — MDFTLNTEQQDILRAAREFASREFPDRAQEFDRDETFDTDLWRKACELGFVGVFIGEDYGGADYGFFEHCLITEEFWAVDPGIGQAILAATFGAELLGLFGSEAQKQLVLPQLVAGEAIMGTAITEPDAGCDVTGATTTAVKDGNQWIINGAKMFATNGNLAKYMLIYCQTDPENPSRHQRHSFILVPTETPGYQSTKIRGKLGIRASDTAELSFNDMRVPLDNIVGNEGEGFYELMAFFNRTRLHICAQAVGLARAALEESVRHTKQRHQFGVPLASFQVTQFKLAEMATRIRAARNLYYEAAWSVDHGKVDHGLIAMAKWFSAEMAVRCADEALQMHGGYGYIDEYKVQRLYRDAKILEIYEGTKEMEKTIVSRSILG; from the coding sequence GTGGATTTCACATTAAACACAGAGCAGCAGGATATCCTCAGGGCGGCGAGGGAATTCGCGTCCAGGGAATTCCCGGACAGGGCCCAGGAGTTCGACCGCGATGAGACCTTTGATACGGATCTCTGGCGCAAGGCATGTGAATTGGGATTTGTAGGGGTTTTTATAGGCGAGGACTATGGCGGGGCCGATTACGGGTTCTTTGAGCACTGCCTGATCACTGAGGAATTCTGGGCCGTGGACCCCGGGATCGGCCAGGCCATCCTTGCCGCCACCTTTGGTGCGGAACTCCTCGGTCTGTTCGGTTCGGAGGCACAGAAGCAGCTCGTTCTTCCGCAATTGGTGGCAGGGGAGGCCATCATGGGGACCGCCATTACAGAACCCGATGCCGGATGTGACGTCACGGGCGCTACGACCACCGCGGTCAAAGACGGCAACCAATGGATCATCAACGGCGCCAAGATGTTCGCTACCAATGGCAATCTGGCCAAATATATGTTAATCTACTGTCAAACCGATCCGGAAAATCCCTCGCGCCATCAGAGGCACAGCTTTATTCTGGTGCCCACAGAGACGCCCGGGTACCAGTCTACCAAGATTCGGGGCAAACTGGGCATTCGGGCATCGGATACCGCGGAACTTTCGTTCAACGACATGCGGGTACCCCTGGACAATATCGTGGGAAACGAAGGCGAAGGCTTCTACGAGTTGATGGCCTTCTTCAACCGGACACGGCTGCACATCTGCGCCCAGGCCGTCGGCCTGGCCCGGGCCGCATTGGAGGAGTCGGTCCGGCATACCAAACAGCGGCACCAGTTCGGCGTGCCTCTCGCCTCGTTTCAGGTGACCCAGTTCAAGCTCGCTGAAATGGCCACCAGAATCCGGGCGGCAAGGAACCTCTATTATGAGGCGGCCTGGTCCGTGGACCATGGAAAGGTGGATCACGGATTGATCGCCATGGCCAAGTGGTTTTCCGCCGAGATGGCGGTCCGGTGCGCCGACGAGGCCCTTCAGATGCACGGAGGTTATGGATATATCGACGAATACAAGGTTCAACGGCTCTACCGGGATGCCAAGATACTCGAGATTTATGAGGGGACGAAGGAGATGGAAAAGACCATTGTATCGAGATCCATTTTGGGGTGA
- a CDS encoding ferrous iron transport protein A, giving the protein MKKVIRMREMSNNQGGIIKKITATGDTGRRLREMGLVPETVIKIQGRAPLKDPVAVKLRDFVLTLRNNEASSIFVEVDVPETEGIRN; this is encoded by the coding sequence ATGAAAAAGGTTATTAGAATGAGGGAGATGTCCAACAACCAGGGGGGCATTATCAAGAAGATTACCGCGACCGGCGATACAGGAAGGAGACTGAGAGAGATGGGGCTGGTCCCCGAAACAGTCATCAAAATCCAGGGCCGGGCGCCCCTCAAAGACCCCGTAGCAGTCAAGCTCAGGGATTTTGTCCTGACCCTCAGAAACAACGAAGCAAGCAGCATTTTTGTAGAAGTGGATGTGCCGGAAACAGAAGGGATAAGAAATTGA
- a CDS encoding electron transfer flavoprotein subunit alpha/FixB family protein: MGQICVVAEHRKGEIREITFEMLFKARALCRAFSLPLTALLLAGKDTGYADDLARWADRVVVFEDDRLETFNSDLYKDILNRVIRADRPFMTLIGHTSWGMDLAPALSVKTGLPLATDCVDIQAEDGRPTVIRQIYSGKLFSRVSFKESPGYLVTVRPGAFLVPDDTPVLEGEVMKQDVPVDLAEPRGTFIEFVDTGAGEIDITQADLLVSIGRGIGEEENIASIRELADRMGATLSCSRPVVDKNWLPKFHQVGTSGKSVRPKIYLAFGISGAFQHVAGITGAGTVIAVNKDQKAPIFRVADYGVADDLFKVADALKEKLAGA; encoded by the coding sequence ATGGGACAGATATGCGTGGTTGCAGAACACAGGAAAGGCGAAATCCGGGAGATCACCTTTGAGATGCTCTTCAAGGCAAGAGCGCTCTGCCGGGCTTTTTCCCTTCCACTGACCGCCCTCCTGCTGGCGGGAAAGGATACGGGCTATGCGGACGATCTGGCCAGATGGGCGGACCGGGTCGTGGTCTTTGAAGACGACCGGCTGGAAACCTTTAATTCGGATCTGTATAAGGATATTTTGAATCGGGTCATCCGGGCAGATCGCCCATTCATGACCCTGATCGGTCATACCTCCTGGGGGATGGACCTCGCCCCTGCCCTTTCCGTCAAGACCGGGCTCCCCCTTGCCACGGACTGTGTGGATATTCAGGCGGAAGATGGCCGACCCACGGTTATCCGTCAGATATACAGCGGAAAGCTCTTCAGCAGGGTGTCCTTCAAGGAATCGCCCGGCTATCTGGTCACCGTAAGGCCCGGGGCCTTTCTTGTCCCCGATGATACACCGGTGTTGGAGGGAGAGGTCATGAAACAGGATGTGCCCGTGGATCTGGCCGAACCCCGAGGGACCTTTATCGAGTTTGTGGATACCGGGGCCGGGGAGATCGATATCACCCAGGCAGACCTACTGGTCTCCATCGGAAGGGGGATCGGGGAGGAGGAAAATATCGCCTCCATTCGGGAGTTGGCAGACCGGATGGGAGCCACCCTCTCCTGTTCCCGGCCCGTGGTGGATAAGAATTGGCTCCCCAAATTTCATCAGGTGGGTACGTCGGGAAAATCGGTCCGGCCTAAAATCTATCTGGCCTTCGGCATCAGCGGGGCGTTTCAGCACGTGGCCGGGATTACGGGCGCAGGCACGGTCATTGCGGTGAATAAGGACCAAAAGGCCCCGATCTTCAGAGTGGCGGATTACGGGGTGGCGGATGACCTTTTCAAGGTGGCCGATGCCCTGAAAGAGAAACTCGCAGGCGCATGA
- a CDS encoding (Fe-S)-binding protein: MPLNHPADAVYLGVPGWVYAWIICIAGLSLFTYIIYKRVVLIRSGAPDPRFAHMGKRLVHLLLYGILQKRQPRYLWAGLIHLMIFWGFVVLGLRSIDLVTQGLNIPILDPLMQTGFGLFYNTLKDLFEVIVLVACIWAILRRALMRPERYEGSHHWEAYLVLGLIGFLMLTDIFYEGAGLLLEPSPSGGWLPASQGAALILSGSDPRLLAGIHAGSYWLHILAFFFFLNFLPLGKHFHIITALPNVFFKRLSTGGVKPARWDIEDIDDLDSMGVEKIEDFTWKHILDFYTCTECGRCSDNCPAYTIGRPLSPKMLTMKLRDHCFNAVPLFGGKNKDRSEGNGAALVGGIVSHDEIWSCTTCGACEAECPVFIEYIDKIIDMRRHLIETSQNPKTFNQVLMHIEKTGNPFGKPAAKRADWVEECRDIPVRRLKQGDAVDVLFFVDGYGSYDPAGQSIACDMVRAFHSGGIDFGILGPSEKDSGHQVRRMGEEGLFQLLMEENMEILKEIRFNRIVTTDPHAFNTLKNDYPGAFPVMHYTEFFASLVDEGRLKPSTPLDTEDVYTYHDPCYLGRHNRIYDAPRRLLRALPGLNLVEMQRSRDRSFCCGGGDVMLWHEIEQEEMRMAAKRIEMAREAGANVIVTACPFCYIHFEDAIKTDGWEGQMRVVDLMNLLVATLDGGIQRAGD, encoded by the coding sequence ATGCCTCTGAACCATCCCGCCGATGCCGTCTATCTTGGAGTGCCCGGCTGGGTCTATGCCTGGATCATCTGTATCGCAGGGCTCTCTCTCTTTACCTATATCATCTACAAAAGGGTCGTTTTGATCCGTTCCGGGGCCCCGGATCCCCGGTTTGCCCATATGGGAAAAAGGCTGGTGCATCTCCTCCTGTATGGGATTCTTCAGAAGCGACAACCCCGCTATCTCTGGGCGGGCCTGATTCACCTGATGATTTTCTGGGGATTTGTTGTCCTTGGACTTCGTTCCATCGATCTGGTGACTCAGGGACTGAACATCCCCATCCTTGACCCCCTGATGCAGACGGGATTCGGCCTGTTTTACAATACCCTCAAAGACCTCTTCGAGGTGATCGTCCTGGTCGCATGCATCTGGGCCATCCTGCGGCGGGCACTGATGCGGCCGGAACGCTATGAGGGGAGCCATCACTGGGAGGCCTATCTGGTCCTGGGTCTCATCGGTTTTCTGATGCTCACGGACATATTTTATGAGGGCGCAGGACTGCTCCTGGAGCCCTCCCCTTCGGGAGGGTGGCTGCCTGCGTCTCAAGGGGCCGCCCTGATCCTGAGCGGGTCGGATCCGCGGCTTCTCGCCGGGATCCATGCAGGGAGCTACTGGCTCCACATCCTGGCCTTTTTCTTTTTTCTCAACTTCCTCCCTTTAGGGAAACACTTCCATATCATCACCGCACTCCCCAACGTGTTTTTCAAGAGGCTCTCCACCGGGGGCGTCAAGCCTGCGAGGTGGGATATCGAGGATATTGACGACCTCGACAGCATGGGAGTCGAAAAAATTGAGGATTTCACCTGGAAACACATCCTTGACTTTTATACCTGCACCGAATGCGGCCGCTGCTCGGACAACTGCCCGGCATACACCATCGGGAGGCCCCTCTCGCCCAAGATGCTCACCATGAAGCTGAGGGACCATTGTTTTAATGCGGTGCCCTTGTTTGGAGGAAAAAACAAGGACCGTTCAGAGGGAAATGGTGCGGCCTTGGTGGGGGGCATCGTGTCTCACGATGAAATCTGGTCATGCACCACCTGCGGCGCGTGTGAAGCCGAATGCCCGGTTTTCATCGAATACATCGATAAGATTATCGATATGAGACGCCACCTGATTGAGACTTCACAGAACCCCAAGACCTTCAATCAGGTCCTGATGCACATCGAAAAGACAGGGAATCCCTTTGGAAAGCCCGCGGCAAAGCGCGCCGACTGGGTGGAGGAATGCCGGGACATCCCTGTAAGGCGGCTGAAACAGGGCGATGCCGTGGATGTTCTCTTTTTTGTCGACGGCTACGGCTCCTATGATCCGGCCGGCCAGTCCATCGCCTGCGACATGGTTCGGGCATTTCATAGTGGGGGGATCGACTTCGGCATACTCGGCCCTTCGGAAAAAGATTCGGGGCATCAGGTCCGCCGCATGGGGGAAGAAGGCCTCTTTCAGCTCCTGATGGAAGAGAACATGGAAATCCTGAAAGAGATTCGATTCAACCGGATCGTCACCACCGATCCCCACGCCTTCAACACCCTTAAAAACGACTACCCCGGTGCTTTCCCCGTGATGCACTATACGGAATTCTTTGCCTCTTTGGTGGACGAGGGAAGGCTGAAGCCCTCAACCCCTTTGGATACAGAGGATGTATACACGTATCACGATCCCTGCTACCTGGGACGTCACAACCGCATCTATGACGCCCCGAGAAGACTCCTTCGCGCCCTCCCCGGCCTCAATCTGGTTGAAATGCAGCGCTCCCGGGACAGGAGCTTCTGCTGCGGCGGAGGGGATGTGATGCTCTGGCATGAAATCGAGCAGGAAGAGATGCGGATGGCCGCAAAAAGAATAGAGATGGCCAGGGAGGCCGGCGCAAATGTGATTGTCACCGCCTGTCCCTTCTGCTACATACACTTTGAAGATGCCATCAAGACCGACGGGTGGGAAGGGCAAATGAGGGTGGTTGATCTCATGAACCTCCTGGTCGCCACCTTGGATGGCGGAATTCAGAGAGCCGGGGATTAG
- a CDS encoding TetR/AcrR family transcriptional regulator: MPGPKSREKIKEIQSVVAPLFAYKGYHSTTMREIARELGMNQSSLYHYFRSKENILFELMNDAVDNALTTLKEICAGDLLPRDKLYNILHFYTRYYAGAPERLILLVNEQNSLTPEHRRILVEKQRQYVVIFKEVFEELEGIRLKKEVPRSIAIFAFLGMVHYTITWYRKEGPIGLERLADIFAEIFTRGVLT, from the coding sequence GTGCCCGGTCCCAAAAGTCGTGAGAAAATCAAGGAGATTCAGAGCGTTGTCGCGCCCCTTTTCGCATATAAGGGGTATCATTCCACGACGATGCGCGAAATCGCCCGGGAACTCGGCATGAACCAGTCATCCCTCTACCATTATTTCAGGAGCAAAGAGAACATCCTCTTCGAACTCATGAATGATGCCGTGGATAATGCCCTGACCACCCTGAAGGAGATCTGTGCCGGAGACCTTCTTCCTAGGGACAAGCTGTACAACATCCTTCACTTCTATACCCGATATTATGCCGGGGCCCCTGAACGTCTCATCCTTCTGGTGAATGAGCAGAATTCATTGACCCCTGAACACCGTCGCATCCTGGTGGAAAAACAGCGACAATATGTGGTGATCTTCAAGGAAGTCTTCGAGGAACTGGAAGGGATCCGCCTGAAAAAGGAGGTTCCCCGCAGCATTGCCATATTTGCATTCCTTGGAATGGTGCATTACACCATTACATGGTACCGCAAGGAGGGACCCATAGGCCTGGAGCGGCTGGCGGACATATTTGCGGAAATCTTTACCAGAGGGGTGTTAACATAA
- a CDS encoding electron transfer flavoprotein subunit beta/FixA family protein, producing the protein MNIIVCIKRVPMTQEVDLEIDKDGKGIKTDALAYVINDWDNYCIEEAVRLQETLGGSVTAITIGSEDDEEILRRALAMGADKAVRIDPGARELDGFVISQVLAKAIQGMDYDLILTGVQADDDNSGMVGIMLAETLALSHAAVVTDVQPEGHIAAIRVELEGGMDEVSKIQLPSLLTIQTGINEPRYVSIMGIRKARKKELTIIPVADLGLSEDDLTPRTRIEEVFLPPETTGAEMIEGDAASVAAQLIKIIKEKGVSI; encoded by the coding sequence ATGAACATTATTGTCTGCATCAAGCGGGTTCCCATGACCCAGGAGGTGGACCTGGAGATAGACAAAGACGGCAAGGGAATCAAGACGGATGCCCTGGCATACGTAATCAACGACTGGGACAACTATTGCATCGAGGAGGCGGTGCGGCTCCAGGAGACCTTGGGCGGCAGTGTGACCGCCATCACCATCGGGAGCGAGGATGATGAGGAGATCCTGAGACGGGCACTGGCGATGGGGGCTGACAAGGCCGTCCGCATAGATCCGGGAGCGCGTGAATTGGACGGGTTCGTCATCTCGCAGGTCCTTGCAAAGGCCATTCAGGGGATGGACTACGATCTGATCCTGACCGGTGTCCAGGCCGACGACGACAACAGCGGCATGGTCGGGATCATGCTGGCCGAAACGCTGGCCCTGAGCCATGCGGCGGTGGTCACCGATGTGCAACCGGAAGGGCATATCGCCGCCATCCGGGTGGAACTGGAAGGCGGCATGGACGAGGTCTCCAAGATACAACTCCCATCGCTCTTGACCATCCAAACCGGCATCAACGAACCGAGATACGTCTCCATCATGGGGATCCGAAAGGCCAGAAAAAAGGAACTCACAATCATCCCCGTGGCCGATTTGGGCCTCTCAGAGGATGACCTGACCCCGAGGACCCGGATCGAGGAGGTGTTTCTCCCGCCCGAGACCACGGGGGCCGAGATGATCGAGGGCGATGCCGCTTCGGTGGCTGCACAACTCATCAAAATTATCAAAGAAAAGGGGGTGAGCATATAA